In Pseudonocardia sp. DSM 110487, the sequence CAGCGCGCCGCCGGTGACGCCGCCTGCGCCCGCGGCGAGCACCATGAACCCGATCTGCGCGCACGTCGAGGCCGCGAGCAGCTGCTTGAGGTCGGTCTGCGCCACCGCGACCAGCCCCAGCAGCAGGGCCGTCGCCGCGCCGACCCACGCCACGACCGGGGCGGCCCAGCCCGTGGCCGCGAGCAGCGGGTCCAGCCGCAGCAGCAGGTACGCCCCCGCCGCGACCATCGTGGCCGAGTGCAGGAGCGCCGACACCGGGCTCGGGCCGCGCATCGCCTGCGACAGCCAGAAGGACAGCGGCAGCTGCGCCGACTTCCCCAGCGCCGCGACGACCAGCCCGGCGGCCACGACGTGCAGCCACGGCCCGTTCGCGGTGGGCAGCTCGGCCAGCGCGAGCGACCCGACGCCGCCTGCGAGCGCGGCCCCCGCGGCGACGTAGAGGCCGACGTCGGCGAGCCGGGTGGTGAGGAAGGCCGTGTGCCCGGCCTCCACAGACTCCGGATCCCGCCAGTGGTACGCGATGAGCGCCCAGCTCATGGCGCCCATGACCTCCCATGCCATGAGCAGGACGGCAAGCGTGGTCGCGGTGACCGTCACCAGCATCGCCCCGGCGAAGAGCAGCATGAACCCGACGAACCGCGCCGTCCGCAGCTCCGCCTCACCCGCGGCGTAGGCGAGCACGGCGAGCGTCGCGCCTGCGACGGTGACGACCATCAGCGCGGAGAGCCCGTCGACGGCCAGCCCGGCGCGGATCCCGGCGACGAGCGGCGCATCGACGGCGGGGCGGCCGATGGCCGCGCCGATCGCGAAGGCCAGCGTGACCGCCGCGACGATCGCCCCCGCCACAGGCGCGATCCGATCGGCGCGCCGACCGGCTACGGCGAGGAGCGCCCCCGTGAACAGGGGCACCGCGACCAGCCACCACAGCATCGGGTCAGCCCTTCAGGTCGGCGGCGTCGTCGGTCATGTCCACCTGCCGGGCGCGGTAGATGGCCGTGACGACGGCGAACCCGACCGCCATTTCGACCGCCATCACGGTGATGATCACGACGATGAGCACCTGGCCGTCGGTGCCGGCCGGCGAGACGTAGAACCAGAACGCGGCCGCGGCGACGATGACGCCGTTCAGCATCAGCTCGAGGCCCATCATCAACATCACGATCGACTGCTGGGACAGCGCCCCGTAGAGCCCGATCGCGAACAGCCCCGCCGCGAGCAGCAGGAACAGCTGCAGTGTCATCGCTCGTCCCCGTAGCGGCCGCGGTCGGTCGACAGCACAACGGTGGCGACGATCGTGGCGAACAGGCCGACGCCGAGCGTCATCATCGTGAGCATCTGCCCGCCCATCAGGGCCTCGCCGAGCGCGAACGTCGGGTCGGGCGGTGGCTCACCTTCCCGGGTGGGCCAGTCGACGAGCAGGATCCCGGCCGCCAGCACGACGAAGGTGCCGATCGCGATCGCGGCGGATCCGACCTTGTTGTGCACCATCGTCATCGGCATCAACCCTGCCGGGTTCATCATGAACATGATCATGAAGACGGCCATGATCACCATCTCGATGACCATCATCAGCGCGGTCACGACGCCGAGGTAGCCCAACCCGAGCAGCAGCACGAGCGCCGCCACCGCGAGGAACGACGCGAGCAGCGCGAACGTCACCTGCGCCATCGAGTCCAGCCGGAACACCAGGTACCCGAACACCAGCGCGGCGGCCGCCAGCACCCAGAACAGGACCACGTCCATCACGCACCCCCCAGCACGACCAGCGCCACCGCCAGCGCCTGAGCGATGGTCAACGGGATCAGCACGACCCATGCGAACTCGACGTAGCGGTCCATCCGCACGGTCGGGAACCGGTGGCGCAGCCACAGCAGCAGCGCCAGCACCGCCGCGGTCTTGACCGCAACCCACGCCCACGCCGGCAGGAACGGCCCCGCTCCCCCACCGAGGAAGAGCGGCACGGCCATGGCCGCGGCGACGACGAGCAGCAGCCATCGGCCGCCTGTGAACACCAGCCGGTCGACGCCCGACAGCTCCGCGGCCGCGCCCCCGGCCACGTCCGGTCCCACCGGCGCGTCGAACGGGCCCCAGAACGCCATCGCGGCCGCCGACATCAGGTACACGACGAACGCCACCGGCATGATCACGACGAACCACATGTCCTGCTGCGCCTCGACGATCGTGGTGAGGCGCAGGCTCTCCGCGCCCAGCGCGGCCGTGATGATCGCGAACATGTGCGGCAGCTCGTATGCCAGTCCCTGCGCGACGAACCGGTAGCCGCCCACCAGGCCGAGCGCGCTGTTGGAGCCCCACCCGACCATCCACACCGCGGCCCATGCCATGACCTCCATGGCGTTGAACCAGACGACGCCGACGGAGAGGTCGGCCACCGGGCGCTCCCCCAGCGGCAGCACAGCGGCCGCCAGCAGCGCGGCGATCGGCAGGACGGCTCCGCCGATGCGCCCCAGCACGCCGTCGCCCGCGACCGTGCGGCGCCGCTGCCCGACGAGGAGCCGGGCGGCCTCGCGCCCCGGCGCGGCGAGGGCAGCGCGCCCACCCGCCAGCGCCGCATCCCCGACGAGCGTCGCCCACGTCGCGAGCCCCAGCAGCACCGGCAGAAGCAACGCCGACCACCACGGGAGCGCGACCGGATCCGGCACGACCGGCATCTCACCCATGCCCGGCCTCCGTCCCCGCCTCCGCGCGGTCGGTGTCGGGATCGAGGGTGGCCACGATCAGCCGGGCCGCAGCGAGCTCGGCTCCAACGAGGAGGTCGCCCAGGCCCGCACTCCCGACCGCGCGAGGCGCCGCCGGCAGCGCCGCCTCGATCGCGGCCAGCCGGGCCGCCAGCAGTGCCGCCACGTCCGTTGGGCCGGCCGGGATGCCCTTGATCAGCCAACGAAGGGTTCGGGAGCGCCGGACGCGGCGCAGCAGCGCACCCACCTCCGCCTCGACCCGATCGCCGGCGAGCGCCGCATCGCGCAGCCTGCGCGCCTGCCCCGCCGCGCTCGGCCAGCCCGCGACGCCCAGGAACCGGGCCAGCCCGTCCAGCTCCCGCGCCGCGACGCTCGGCCACTCGTACGGTTCCGTGTGCCTGGCGTCCAGAACCTCGGCCGAGGCCTCCTGGATCACGTCGCCCTGCAGCGTCAGCCGCACCACGAGCCCGGCGGGCCAGTCCGGCAGCACGGGTCCGAGCGGGACGTGCAGCCGGTCGAGGGTCAACCCATCGCGGTCCGGCCCCAGCTCGGCCATCGGCAACCCGGCGACCATCCCGCCGTGCCCGTGGTGGTGGCCGCCGTGCCCGCCGCCGTGGCCTGCGTGGTCAGGCGCGGCGTCGGCCCCGTGCTCGCCGTGGTTCCCGTGCTCAGCGTGGTCCCCGTGCTCAGCGTGGTCCCCGTGCTCGGCGTGGTCCCCGTGCTCGGCGTGGTCCCCGTGCTCGGTGTGGTCCCCGTGCTCGGGTCGTGAGTGGATATGCGCGCCATGGCTCGCGTTTCCACTCACGACCTGGGTGCGCTGGTGCCCGGCGTCGGCCAGGAGCGCAGCCGCCGCGTCCAGGCGCTCGTCGACATCCCCCGGCGCTGCTGCCCCGATCCGGGCTCGCGGCGCCGGGACCTGCTCCCACACCGCGTCGACCACCGCGGCGAGCTCGGGGCCGGGCATGCCGGCGACGGCGAGGACATCGGCGTCGGCAGGCCCGGGCGCGACCGGCCACCCGCGCCGGGCGAGCGCGGCCTCCAGCGCGAGCCGCACGCCGGTGGCGCCGGGCACTGCCACGACGAGGACGTGGGGGCGTCGGGCCGCCACCCGGAGCAGCAGGGCGGTCAGGTCCACCGCAGCGCTCCCTCGCGCCATGCGTAGAGCACCCCGGCGAGCAGGATCCCGAGGAACAGGAACATCTCGATCACCGCGGCCGCTCCCACCCGGGACACGACGAGCGTCCACGGGTACATGAAGAGCATCTCCATGTCGAAGGCAAGGAAGACCATGGTCACCGGGTACCAGCGCACGTGGAACCGCGAGACGGCGTGCTCCTGCGGCGGCAGCCCGCCGGCGAAGGCCCCGACGACCTGCGGCGGCCGCACCGCGACCAGCGCCGACAGCGCGTAGCCGGCCATGACGAGACCGCCGCCCGCGACGAGCACCACGAGCAGCGGGCCGAACTCCCCCACGATCATCCCTCCTCGGTACCCGTATGGGGTGTCGGATACTCGTCGATCCGCAACCTGGTGTCCAGCCCGGGAGCTTTCGATCACCTGGCCCGATAGGGGGGCATAGTATTGGAGCCTGTGCCTGAGGAGGACGGATGCAGGGCTACACCCAGGACAAGGACGCCTACCTGAAGCGCCTGCGGCGCATCGAGGGTCAGGTCCGCGGCATCGCCAAGATGGTCGAGGACGACAAGTACTGCATCGACGTGCTCACCCAGGTCTCCGCGGCCACGAAGGCCCTCGAAGCGGTGGCGCTCGGCCTGCTCGACGAGCACCTGCGCCACTGCGTCGCACAGGCCGCGGCCACAGGTGGCGAGGTCGCGGAGCAGAAGGTGGCCGAGGCCAGTGCCGCGATCGCCCGCCTCGTGAAGTCCTGAGGGCCTACCCCTAGCCCCGAGGGGTATCTGCCCCGCAACTGTACAGGCCGGCCGGCGTGACCACCATCACAGCGGTCGACTGTTGATGGGGTACCCCCCTAGGGTATGGTTCTCCGTGTTCGGAGAGGAGCCCGGGATGAACGGCTACGCCCACGACAAGGACGCCTACCTCAAGCGGATGCGCCGCATCGAGGGGCAGGTCCGCGGGATCGCCAAGATGATCGAGACCGACCAGTACTGCATCGATGTGCTCACCCAGGTCTCCGCCGCCACGAAGGCCCTCGAGGCCGTGGCGCTCGGCCTGCTCGACGAGCACCTGAAGCACTGCGTCACCCAGGCCGCCGCCGAGGGCGGCGCGGTGGCGGACCAGAAGGTCGCCGAAGCCAGCGCCGCCATCGCGCGGCTGGTCAAGTCCTGACAACGCTGACAACCCCCGAAGAGAAGGAGCAGTAGATGAGCGAGAACACCTACACCGTCACCGGCATGACCTGCGGCCACTGCGTCGCCTCCGTCACCGAGGAGATCAGCGAGATCGACGGTGTCACCGACGTCGCGGTGGACCTGCCCACCGGCGCCGTCACGGTCACCAGCAGCAAGCCCGTCGACAGCGCGGACGTCCGCGCGGCCGTCGAGGAAGCCGGATACCAGCTCGCCGGCTAGCGCCGGCCGGAGACCAGGAACTGACATGAACACCATCGCGAAGCTCTCCGCCTACGGTGCGGCGCTCGTCCTGCTCGTCGCAGGTACGTTCGCCGTCGGCACCGCTGTCGGTCCCCTTCGCCCCGTCGCCCCGAGCGACGTGGCACCGTCCGGTGTTGAGGCCGCCGGGCACGGGGACGCACACAGCGGCACCGTCGCGGAGGCCGCAACCGACCAGCCCGCCGGGCTGGCGTCGAGCAGGGGCGGTTTCACCCTCACGCCCACCGACTCGACGCCGGAGGCGGGATCCTTCTCCTTCCAGATCACGGGCCCCGACGGGGCGCCCGTCACCGCGTTCGACGTGGAGCACGACAAGCGGATGCACCTGATCGTCGTGCGCCGCGACACGACCGGCTTCCAGCACGTGCACCCCGAGATGGCGCCCGACGGCACCTGGAGCGTCCCCTTGACGCTCCCGGCGGGCGGCTCGTACCGCGCCTTCGCCGACTTCGCCCCGACCGGCGGCGAGGGCACCACGCTCGGCGTCGACGTCGCCGTGCCCGGCACGTTCGAGCCCGTCGAGCACGCGCCGACCCGCACGGCTCAGGTCGACGGGTACACCGTCGAGCTCGCCGGCGAGCTCGTGCCCGGCCGCGCCTCCCCCGTCACCCTGACGGTGAGCAAGGACGGGCGACCGGTCACCGACCTGCAGCCCTACCTCGCCGCATACGGCCACCTGGTCGCGCTGCGGGAGGGTGACCTCGCCTACCTTCACGTCCACCCGGACGGGGCACCGGGCGACGGGGTCACCCCGGCCGGTCCGCAGATCGAGTTCGTCGCCGAGGTGCCGAGTGCGGGCAGCTACCGCCTGTTCCTCGATTTCCAACACGACGGCGTGGTGCGCACGGCAGAGTTCTCCGTGCCCACCGGTCCCGCGCTGCCGGACGCCGTCGCCGAAGCCCCGGCCCACGCCGATGACGGCCACGGCCACTGATCGCCGGAAGGAGGCTGGACGATGAGCACCACGATTCCCCTCACGAGCGTCGAGCTGGCGATCGGCGGCATGACCTGCGCGTCGTGCGCCAACCGGATCGAGCGCAAGCTGAACAAGCTCGACGGCGTGACCGCCACCGTCAACTACGCCACGGAGAAGGCGCGGGTCGAGGCCCCTGCCGGCGTCGACCCCGCCGTGCTGGTGGCCCAGGTCGAGGCGGCCGGCTACACCGCCGAGCTGCCCCGGCCGCCCGCGGCCCGCAATGATGATGAGGCCCCCGAGGACGATTCGACCCGCCCGCTGCGGAACCGGCTGATCACGAGCGCGGTCCTCGCGGTGCCGGTCATCGTGCTCTCGATGATCCCCGCCCTGCAGTTCACGTACTGGCAGTGGATCGCGCTCGCGCTCGCGGGGCCGGTCGTCACGTGGGCGGCGTGGCCGTTCCACCGGGCAGCGTGGGCGAACCTGCGCCACGGCGCCGCCACGATGGACACCCTGATCTCGATGGGTGTGCTCGCGGCGTTCGCATGGTCGTTGTACGCCCTGCTGTTCGGCACGGCGGGGATGCCCGGCATGACGCACCCCTTCGAGCTGACGATCTCGCCGAGCGACGGGGCCGCGAACATCTACCTGGAGGTCGCGGCCGGCGTCACCACGTTCATCCTGGCCGGCCGCTATTTCGAGGCCCGTTCGAAGCGGCGGGCCGGGGCGGCGCTGCGGGCGCTGCTCGAGCTGGGCGCTAAGGAGGTCGCCGTGCTCCGGCACGGCGCCGAGGTGCGCATCCCGATCGAACAGCTGGCCGTCGGCGACCGGTTCGTCGTGCGGCCGGGCGAGAAGGTCGCCACCGACGGCGTGGTCGACGAGGGCACCTCGGCGGTGGACGCCTCGATGCTCACCGGCGAGTCCGTGCCGGTCGAGGTCGGACCCGGCGACGCGGTCGTCGGCGCCACCGTCAACGCGGGCGGCCGGCTCGTCGTGCGCGCCACCCGGGTCG encodes:
- a CDS encoding NADH-quinone oxidoreductase subunit L; this encodes MLWWLVAVPLFTGALLAVAGRRADRIAPVAGAIVAAVTLAFAIGAAIGRPAVDAPLVAGIRAGLAVDGLSALMVVTVAGATLAVLAYAAGEAELRTARFVGFMLLFAGAMLVTVTATTLAVLLMAWEVMGAMSWALIAYHWRDPESVEAGHTAFLTTRLADVGLYVAAGAALAGGVGSLALAELPTANGPWLHVVAAGLVVAALGKSAQLPLSFWLSQAMRGPSPVSALLHSATMVAAGAYLLLRLDPLLAATGWAAPVVAWVGAATALLLGLVAVAQTDLKQLLAASTCAQIGFMVLAAGAGGVTGGALQLVTHAATKSLLFLAAGAWLVLLGTKQLGELRGAARRYPMVGVTFTLGAASLAGLPPLSLWVTKDMVLAAALEQSAALYAVGLAAAVVSAIYSAKAVWWVWRPEAPSPSDERRVRRIGTDERAVRRNGAVPLGVLALLAALLGIPLLASAPALWELALSGVLAIAAAAVTWRLADRIGAPPLLASWLGVERMAHVVVVRPVLALARALARFDDRVLDRGVTAAARGTVGLARALDRRGEGAVDGAVRAIADGARALGRLARRPQTGQVHQYYAQAAAALAVLALVVIVVR
- the nuoK gene encoding NADH-quinone oxidoreductase subunit NuoK; protein product: MTLQLFLLLAAGLFAIGLYGALSQQSIVMLMMGLELMLNGVIVAAAAFWFYVSPAGTDGQVLIVVIITVMAVEMAVGFAVVTAIYRARQVDMTDDAADLKG
- a CDS encoding NADH-quinone oxidoreductase subunit J is translated as MDVVLFWVLAAAALVFGYLVFRLDSMAQVTFALLASFLAVAALVLLLGLGYLGVVTALMMVIEMVIMAVFMIMFMMNPAGLMPMTMVHNKVGSAAIAIGTFVVLAAGILLVDWPTREGEPPPDPTFALGEALMGGQMLTMMTLGVGLFATIVATVVLSTDRGRYGDER
- a CDS encoding complex I subunit 1 family protein gives rise to the protein MGEMPVVPDPVALPWWSALLLPVLLGLATWATLVGDAALAGGRAALAAPGREAARLLVGQRRRTVAGDGVLGRIGGAVLPIAALLAAAVLPLGERPVADLSVGVVWFNAMEVMAWAAVWMVGWGSNSALGLVGGYRFVAQGLAYELPHMFAIITAALGAESLRLTTIVEAQQDMWFVVIMPVAFVVYLMSAAAMAFWGPFDAPVGPDVAGGAAAELSGVDRLVFTGGRWLLLVVAAAMAVPLFLGGGAGPFLPAWAWVAVKTAAVLALLLWLRHRFPTVRMDRYVEFAWVVLIPLTIAQALAVALVVLGGA
- a CDS encoding NADH-quinone oxidoreductase subunit A, which codes for MIVGEFGPLLVVLVAGGGLVMAGYALSALVAVRPPQVVGAFAGGLPPQEHAVSRFHVRWYPVTMVFLAFDMEMLFMYPWTLVVSRVGAAAVIEMFLFLGILLAGVLYAWREGALRWT
- a CDS encoding metal-sensitive transcriptional regulator, coding for MQGYTQDKDAYLKRLRRIEGQVRGIAKMVEDDKYCIDVLTQVSAATKALEAVALGLLDEHLRHCVAQAAATGGEVAEQKVAEASAAIARLVKS
- a CDS encoding metal-sensitive transcriptional regulator; amino-acid sequence: MNGYAHDKDAYLKRMRRIEGQVRGIAKMIETDQYCIDVLTQVSAATKALEAVALGLLDEHLKHCVTQAAAEGGAVADQKVAEASAAIARLVKS
- a CDS encoding heavy-metal-associated domain-containing protein; protein product: MSENTYTVTGMTCGHCVASVTEEISEIDGVTDVAVDLPTGAVTVTSSKPVDSADVRAAVEEAGYQLAG